The following are encoded in a window of Palaemon carinicauda isolate YSFRI2023 chromosome 31, ASM3689809v2, whole genome shotgun sequence genomic DNA:
- the LOC137624590 gene encoding uncharacterized protein, which produces MASEPSTPTSPRDDHEATKEWLENILETYHRSLAPDKDPKIGLQEWSIKPASDEREGFLSEQLAVGVSYSAAGEEHHVHLLAKLLPQDPFNRAFVIETLFDLREIKFYTEIKPALEGVERQYLTEDTIDPSWAPDLYYAKHKEEAESILVLADMCQRGYKVQDLTQGLTVAQAKSALVAIANVHAAALTLQIKEKEPLSQKYPYLLSTDQAVESFKCLIDRGLPLLLKFLESRKDRAAVRNGLQKYSGKDSIEVLRSILAPSDKLNTLVHCDFWCNNLLFKQEDESTRCSIIDWQMVMYGRPAIDVAMLISTSLEPAERRKHAQTLISDYWDAFMSRLSQFGVEKDAIKYTKEDLDEDYKAALAMSALVVVGSVDIALGSAGREERVLNLLTDLMNDGIL; this is translated from the exons ATGGCATCGGAGCCTTCGACGCCTACCTCCCCGAGAGACGACCACGAGGCCACCAAGGAATGGCTGGAAAATATCCTGGAAACCTACCACCGATCCCTAGCGCCCGACAAGGATCCTAAAATCGGG CTTCAAGAGTGGAGTATTAAGCCAGCCTCGGACGAAAGAGAAGGATTTCTTTCGGAGCAACTAGCAGTGGGCGTGTCCTACAGTGCCGCGGGGGAGGAGCATCACGTGCATCTCCTGGCTAAGCTCCTCCCACAAGACCCTTTCAACAGAGCCTTTGTCATAGAGACGCTCTTTGACTTGAGGGAAATCAAGTTTTATACAGAG ATCAAGCCAGCTCTTGAAGGCGTCGAAAGGCAGTACCTAACAGAAGACACAATAGACCCCTCCTGGGCACCCGATCTCTACTACGCAAAGCACAAGGAAGAAGCAGAGTCTATACTGGTGCTAGCCGATATGTGCCAAAGAGGATACAAAGTACAGGATCTCACACAGGGACTGACGGTGGCCCAGGCGAAGTCAGCTCTTGTGGCTATTGCAAACGTCCATGCAGCAGCTCTTACGTTGCAAATCAAGGAGAAAGAGCCACTGTCCCAGAAGTACCCGTATCTTCTGTCGACTGACCAGGCAGTAGAATCCTTCAAATGTTTGATTGACCGAGGCCTTCCATTACTCCTGAAGTTCCTAGAATCCCGCAAGGACCGTGCTGCTGTGCGAAACGGCCTTCAAAAATACTCAGGGAAGGACTCCATCGAAGTCCTCCGAAGTATCTTGGCACCCTCTGATAAGTTAAATACTCTCGTGCACTGCGATTTCTGGTGCAACAACCTCCTGTTCAAGCAAGAAGACGAATCGACCAGATGCTCTATCATCGACTGGCAGATGGTGATGTACGGCCGTCCGGCAATCGACGTGGCCATGCTGATCAGCACGTCCCTAGAGCCCGCCGAGAGGCGCAAGCACGCACAGACGCTCATTTCAGATTACTGGGACGCCTTCATGTCCAGATTAAGCCAGTTCGGTGTCGAGAAGGACGCCATCAAATACACCAAGGAGGATCTGGATGAGGACTACAAAGCTGCCTTGGCTATGTCGGCCTTAGTCGTGGTCGGAAGTGTGGATATTGCCTTAGGATCAGCCGGCAGAGAAGAGCGTGTCCTGAATCTCCTGACGGATCTCATGAACGATGGGATCCTATGA